The following proteins come from a genomic window of Metarhizium brunneum chromosome 2, complete sequence:
- the lip2 gene encoding Lipase 2: MMLSVFRIITTWYRPLLVALFNPSIPFHLRWRTLLLQPITLLTYSINALPYFFSRPFTVEYLPIFPSHAIRAIVFKHPGTGKGRSLRPLHVEIHGGSFIGGLAESNARFDERLAKETGAVVVSITYRFAPEHTFPCAIDDVDAAIKWIQEHAESRWGADATLMTVSGFSCGGNLAMAATQQRNCQAPARTSFKAAVTFYGALDLRLEPGKKPKPANYPKSDPLQFLLPLFDAYAQPARAKHMDDPRLNPVLARTETLPERVLLVVAAIDILYAEQMAFKERINKEAKRDVVETFVAQDGFHGYLEVPDAILKKEVKDEAFTRAVEFLKRTYSLHGWDWA, encoded by the exons ATGATGCTCAGTGTCTTCCGCATCATTACCACCTGGTACCGCCCTCTGCTCGTCGCCCTGTTCAACCCCAGCATCCCCTTCCATCTTCGCTGGCGAACTCTCCTCCTTCAGCCCATCACACTGCTGACCTACTCCATCAACGCTCTTCCCTACTTCTTCTCCCGGCCATTTACGGTCGAATACCTCCCCATCTTCCCCTCGCACGCCATCCGCGCCATCGTCTTCAAACACCCCGGCACAGGAAAAGGCCGCTCGCTCCGGCCTCTACACGTCGAAATCCACGGCGGTTCCTTCATTGGCGGTCTGGCAGAGAGCAACGCACGCTTCGATGAGCGTCTCGCGAAGGAGACAGGCGCAGTGGTCGTCAGCATAACGTACCGCTTTGCACCGGAACACACCTTCCCATGCGCCATAGACGACGTGGACGCTGCTATAAAATGGATCCAGGAGCACGCCGAGAGTCGATGGGGCGCCGACGCTACCTTGATGACAGTCAGCGGGTTTTCCTGCGGCGGCAatctcgccatggctgctacGCAGCAGCGCAACTGCCAGGCGCCGGCACGAACCTCCTTCAAAGCAGCCGTTACATTCTATGGTGCGCTGGACCTGCGACTGGAACCAGGGAAGAAGCCCAAGCCCGCCAACTATCCCAAATCGGATCCATTGCAGTTTCTGCTGCCACTGTTTGATGCGTATGCGCAGCCAGCGAGGGCCAAACACATGGATGATCCGCGGCTGAACCCCGTTCTGGCAAGGACGGAGACGCTTCCGGAGAGGGTGCTGTTGGTGGTCGCGGCGATTGACATCTTGTATGCGGAGCAGATGGCCTTCAAGGAGAGGATTAATAAGGAGGCAAAGAGGGATGTGGTTGAGACGTTTGTTGCGCAAGACGGATTTCACGGGTATTTGGAGG TTCCCGATGCGATTTTGAAGAAGGAGGTCAAGGATGAGGCGTTTACGAGGGCCGTGGAGTTTTTGAAAAGGACGTATTCACTTCATGGGTGGGATTGGGCGTGA
- the ARA1 gene encoding L-arabinose-responsive transcription regulator ARA1 has protein sequence MLLYTRLAAPKVPRKRSRAGCNYCKDKKKKCDELRPTCSRCQEHGEECRYEPVKPRQRHKIEVSNKKVSNEESPLLPGDSKSCVSVQTTPDHQLALTGTSTSHETDHPVPWDSSESISKDCGRDSLGPLGHDSLPLLRNGTQHLPGSLLVHSKSSHNPSLPLTAPAATPSPLFEFCAPAFEEFSNDYHHRVLVNHFCNTLSHLIVLREDEGNPFQQLVLPLAHNSPAVKSAIYALASAHLEGNRAQMMENDQKSIQFHNEAVRNLANLIGKGNNGDKNELLATIILLVYYEVLVQRRRSNLVEGHLKGAMAIMRNGPTRNDQTSLFLDRAFRFYDVIAALSSGTAPVSDHPSCDSFTGLLEQTDSQGSSSPPVSVDALLGLATSLWPVIHRLSGLLTLKNCMEESVSRGDFSGTADLRARFGAECAAVESSLEEWQPMLPVVCDPQTNLEQSTASFGARMSQFQSIFNTALAYRHSALVYLHRTIYDSPRGDPTVQRHTSISLVHCEATVRHEGPMGALLWPLFVASCEAVEPTDRDLASKAFRGIGQRQGMANIDRAWEVVQEVWNRADKIDDHSPEAIITPGQGKKDLWRRVSEDMGMAIVFG, from the exons ATGCTCCTGTACACAAGGCTTGCTGCCCCCAAAGTCCCCAGAAAGCGATCACGGGCTG GTTGCAACTATTG caaagacaag aagaagaagtgtGATGAACTTCGGCCAACTTGTAGTAGATGTCAGGAGCATGGCGAGGAGTGTCGGTATGAACCAGTCAAGCCGCGTCAGCGCCACAAGATCGAGGTTTCCAACAAAAAAGTATCAAATGAAGAATCCCCCCTACTTCCTGGGGATTCCAAGAGCTGCGTGTCAGTCCAGACAACGCCAGATCATCAGCTGGCGTTGACGGGGACATCAACCTCCCACGAAACAGACCACCCCGTTCCGTGGGACAGCTCTGAGTCCATATCAAAGGACTGTGGACGCGATTCTCTGGGCCcccttggccatgattcATTACCTCTGTTAAGGAATGGAACCCAGCACCTACCTGGGAGCCTCCTTGTCCATTCAAAGTCCAGTCACAACCCATCCCTCCCCCTCACAGCGCCTGCAGCCACCCCGTCGCCGCTGTTCGAGTTCTGTGCACCTGCATTTGAGGAGTTTTCCAACGACTACCATCACCGAGTCCTTGTGAACCATTTTTGCAATACCCTTTCCCATCTGATAGTTTTgagagaagatgaaggaaaCCCATTCCAACAACTTGTTCTTCCACTTGCGCACAACAGTCCGGCCGTTAAGAGTGCCATTTACGCGCTCGCCAGCGCCCACTTGGAAGGAAACAGGGCTCAGATGATGGAGAACGACCAAAAGAGTATTCAATTTCACAATGAAGCCGTTCGTAACCTGGCAAATCTCATAGGAAAGGGCAATAATGGAGACAAGAATGAGTTGCTGGCAACCATTATTTTACTAGTGTACTACGAGGTG CTCGTACAAAGACGGCGTTCAAATCTGGTCGAAGGTCATTTAAAGGGGGCGATGGCGATCATGCGGAATGGACCGACTAGAAATGACCAGACCAGTTTGTTTTTAGACCGA GCGTTCCGATTTTACGATGTGATTGCAGCTTTGTCATCTGGTACGGCGCCAGTGTCGGATCATCCAAGCTGTGACAGTTTCACGGGGCTCCTTGAGCAGACCGACTCACAAggctcatcatcgccacctGTCAGCGTGGACGCGTTGCTCGGCCTCGCCACATCTCTATGGCCAGTCATTCACAGACTATCGGGTCTCCTTACTCTAAAGAACTGTATGGAAGAATCAGTATCTCGTGGTGACTTCTCGGGTACTGCCGATCTGCGTGCTAGATTCGGCGCGGAATGCGCCGCTGTTGAATCTTCTCTCGAGGAATGGCAGCCGATGCTACCAGTAGTCTGTGATCCCCAGACTAATCTTGAACAATCAACCGCCAGTTTCGGGGCGAGAATGAGTCAGTTTCAAAGCATTTTCAATACGGCCTTGGCCTACAGGCACTCGGCTCTGGTGTACCTGCATCGGACCATTTATGATTCTCCTAGAGGTGACCCAACGGTGCAGCGCCATACCTCCATCAGCCTCGTGCACTGTGAGGCGACGGTGAGACACGAAGGACCTATGGGTGCACTGCTATGGCCCTTGTTTGTTGCGTCCTGTGAGGCTGTTGAACCAACAGATAGAGATTTGGCCAGCAAAGCTTTTAGGGGCATTGGCCAAAGGCAGGGAATGGCAAATATCGACAGGGCTTGGGAGGTGGTGCAAGAAGTCTGGAACCGGGCGGATAAGATCGATGACCACAGCCCAGAGGCGATCATCACTCCAGGACAGGGTAAGAAGGATCTATGGCGAAGAGTGAGCGAGGACATGGGAATGGCCATCGTTTTTGGATAA